The following coding sequences lie in one Apium graveolens cultivar Ventura chromosome 3, ASM990537v1, whole genome shotgun sequence genomic window:
- the LOC141714779 gene encoding uncharacterized protein LOC141714779: protein MDGENQNNNENQGNNDEGGNVFDQLAETLAVLVNQQPKPNIVSQFKRLNPPTFDGATDPAIVEMWIQEMEKAFGLLGSNEEQKVTLAVYQLQGSAYDWWLMEKRKNETTNLEENHEPYTWAKFKKALEDKYFPRTVRLQKERDFIRLQQGGRTVIEYEAEFAKLAKYASTLVADESSRARRLEEGLRSDIRNSVASFELQTYEAVLNKALVIERGLAESEKASGSWNKRRFNQTSGQSFQGGPLKKPHVYDNIGGQGDRERCSRCGKNHPDKVCRWNTGACFHCGEVGQKISNCPHNPPPPPRKEADNKMGKGRVFQLTGNENYRN, encoded by the coding sequence ATGGATGGAGAAAATCAGAACAACAATGAAAATCAGGGCAATAATGATGAAGGAGGAAACGTCTTTGACCAGCTGGCTGAAACTCTAGCTGTACTTGTGAATCAGCAACCGAAGCCCAACATCGTCTCTCAATTCAAGCGTTTGAACCCGCCAACTTTTGATGGAGCTACAGACCCGGCTATCGTTGAGATGTGGATCcaagagatggaaaaagctttcGGACTTCTGGGGAGCAATGAGGAACAGAAGGTAACCTTAGCTGTGTACCAATTGCAAGGAAGCGCTTACGACTGGTGGCTTATGGAAAAGAGGAAGAATGAGACGACAAATCTTGAAGAAAATCATGAACCGTACACTTGGGCAAAGTTCAAGAAGGCTTTAGAGGACAAGTACTTTCCGAGAACAGTTCGTCTGCAGAAAGAGAGGGACTTCATTCGACTTCAACAAGGTGGAAGAACCGTCATTGAATACGAAGCAGAATTTGCAAAGCTTGCGAAGTACGCGTCGACCCTAGTAGCAGATGAGAGCAGTCGAGCACGAAGATTAGAGGAGGGACTTCGAAGTGACATCAGGAATTCAGTGGCGTCGTTTGAACTTCAGACGTACGAGGCTGTCCTCAACAAGGCGTTAGTGATCGAAAGGGGCTTGGCAGAATCTGAAAAGGCGTCTGGCAGTTGGAATAAGAGGCGGTTCAATCAAACTAGTGGGCAATCTTTTCAAGGGGGGCCACTCAAGAAGCCACACGTGTACGATAACATCGGAGGTCAAGGTGATCGAGAAAGGTGTTCGAGGTGCGGCAAGAATCATCCCGACAAAGTCTGCCGTTGGAATACTGGTGCTTGTTTCCATTGCGGAGAAGTAGGACAGAAGATTTCGAATTGTCCGCACAACCCGCCACCGCCACCAAGGAAGGAAGCAGATAACAAGATGGGCAAGGGGCGTGTGTTCCAGCTCACAGGAAATGAAAACTATCGCAATTAA